A genome region from Gossypium hirsutum isolate 1008001.06 chromosome A04, Gossypium_hirsutum_v2.1, whole genome shotgun sequence includes the following:
- the LOC107949149 gene encoding protein PELPK1, translated as MAYHRFPFFVLPFLLITLSSMSSNIVLVGARHLLETSVPEIPKPELPEMSSFPKAELPKPELPEIPKPEIPKMPELPKPELPKVPELPKPELPEVPKFLKVPELPKPELPKVPEFPKVPELPKPEFPKIPELKKPKEVKVPEMPNAPKLSKSEAPKVPELPKPEFPKVPEVPKPELPKAPELPKPELPKVPELPKPELPKVPEVPKPELPKVPEVPKPELPKAPEVPKPELPKAPELPKLESPKVPELPKPELPKVPEVPKQKLPKAPELPKIPEVPKPELPKATELPKPELPKVPEVPKPELPKAPKLPKPQLPKIPELTKPELPKVPEVPKPELPKTPELPKPELPKVPELPSMPKPEEPKVPELPKPELPKLPNLPKPETPKQELP; from the coding sequence ATGGCTTATCATCGTTTCCCTTTCTTTGTGTTACCCTTTTTATTAATCACTTTGTCATCGATGAGTAGCAACATAGTCTTGGTTGGTGCTCGGCATCTTTTGGAGACATCTGTGCCGGAGATTCCTAAACCCGAGTTGCCTGAGATGTCGTCCTTCCCAAAGGCTGAACTTCCAAAGCCTGAATTGCCGGAAATCCCGAAACCTGAAATACCTAAAATGCCTGAGTTGCCAAAACCTGAATTGCCTAAAGTTCCGGAGTTGCCAAAGCCCGAATTGCCTGAGGTTCCGAAGTTTCTGAAAGTTCCAGAATTGCCAAAACCAGAATTACCCAAGGTTCCTGAGTTTCCGAAAGTTCCAGAGTTGCCAAAACCTGAATTTCCTAAGATTCCTGAGTTGAAAAAACCTAAAGAAGTCAAAGTTCCAGAGATGCCCAATGCTCCTAAATTGTCAAAATCTGAAGCACCAAAAGTTCCGGAGTTACCAAAGCCAGAATTTCCTAAAGTTCCTGAAGTGCCCAAGCCTGAATTACCCAAAGCTCCTGAGTTGCCAAAACCTGAATTACCAAAAGTTCCTGAGTTACCAAAGCCAGAATTGCCTAAAGTTCCTGAGGTGCCTAAGCCAGAATTGCCTAAAGTTCCTGAGGTGCCTAAGCCGGAATTGCCCAAAGCTCCTGAAGTGCCCAAGCCTGAATTACCCAAAGCTCCCGAGTTGCCAAAGCTTGAATCACCAAAAGTTCCTGAGTTACCAAAGCCAGAATTGCCTAAAGTTCCTGAGGTGCCTAAGCAGAAATTGCCCAAAGCTCCTGAATTGCCAAAAATTCCTGAGGTACCAAAACCAGAATTGCCCAAAGCGACTGAGCTGCCAAAACCTGAATTACCAAAAGTTCCTGAGGTGCCTAAGCCAGAATTGCCAAAAGCTCCTAAATTACCAAAACCTCAATTACCTAAAATTCCCGAGTTAACAAAACCAGAATTGCCTAAAGTTCCAGAGGTACCGAAACCAGAATTGCCCAAAACTCCTGAGTTGCCAAAACCTGAATTACCTAAAGTTCCTGAATTGCCTAGCATGCCAAAACCCGAAGAACCTAAAGTTCcaga